In Paludibaculum fermentans, the genomic stretch GTCAGTGTCACTGGCAGTCCTCCCTGCGTCAACTCCGCTCCAGTAACTACGGTGGACCGCGCCGTATCCAGGTTCGTGACCTTGTAGCGCGCACCCGCCTCGACTCCGCGTAGGCGGAACTTTGCCAGTTCGAAGGCATTGTCCGCGCGGCGGAACGCGTGGATCACTCCATCGCCGCGCTCCGGTCTGTTGAATTGCCAGGCGAGCCAGCCGGACTTCTCAGTCGTATACGGGGTCAGCGGGTAGAAGTCAGCAGCATAGAACTCCGACACGCGCTGCCACTGGGCCAGCAGTGACTTCATTCTCGGAAGGCCGTTCTCGTAGCGTTCCGCGACCATGCCGATGGAGAGCGCCGGCGTCATCTGGCTGCGGAAGATATAGGGATCCAGGGAGTTGAACGCCGAGCCAAAGTACGGAATCCACAAAGCCATGCCGTAGGTGAACTGCTGCATGGGCTCCGGGTCGTATGCAAAGTCGCTACGCCACAACGGAACGGAGCGGCGCAGGGTTTCCAGATCGTCCCGCCGTCCGCCCGAAGCGCAGTTGTCCAAAATCATTTCCGGAAACCGGCGGTGCAACTCGTCGAGGTAAGCCAGGTACCCCGCCACGTACTTGTTCTCGGTGATGCCCTGCCGGTCTTCAGTGTCGGCATTGCGCCACAGCTGCAGAGGCTCGAAATTGAAATCCTGACGGTAGAGGTCGATGCCTTGCGTCCTGATCAGGTTACTGACGTGTTCGGTCACCCAGTGCAGGGCGTCGGGATTCCCAAGATTCAGAAGCTTGTCCTTGCCATCAGGACCCAGCAGCCACTCGGGGTGGTTCTTGTGGAGCCAGGTCCCGTCGGTCACGCGCTCGGGTTCAAACCAGACGATGATCTTCGTGCCGCGCTTGTGAGCAGCCTCGGAGATCGGTACGAAGCCGCGTGGAAACCGGGCCGGGTCCACCTCCCACGTGCCGGTCTTGTACCAGCCTTGCTGATATGGGTACCAACCCGCATCCATCCACCAGTAATCCAGCTTCAGCCCTGCATCGAGGGCGCGATTCAGGTAGAGGACCTGGTTGGCTTCATTGGCTTCCTGCATCTCTACGGTCTGCCGCGAGCTGCCGCTGGAGAGCATCGGTGGAGGAAGTTTCCCTCCTGGGCGCGGCAGATTGTGGTCCAGCATCCAGCGCCGCCACACATTCTGCGCATCAATCCAATCGCCGCCGCGCCAGAACTGGAGTACAACCAGGGGCGTGCGAATCTCCTCACCGGGCAGCAGGCGCAGGTGTGTCAGCTCCTGGCCGCTGCGGACTCGCACCTTCGTCGCCTTGTCGCGCACGAACTCTGCGGACCACTGGGCTGGCCACCCCACCGTGACAATGGCCCCTCCACCGGCCCACTCGAGATTGAAATTGCCCAGGTCCGTGTCCGTCGGCCGGCCGCCCCGGGCCACGAAGGCCTTTCGCGAACCAGGCGCCAGCACAGTCTCCAGGGGCCGGAAGTCAGTGGGCGAATTCGGGCTGCCGATGCTGTGATGGAGCTGGAATTCACCTTCAGGCGTGCGCTCCAATTGGGTGTCGATGGCTTGGATGTCTTCCAGAATGGGAGTTGGCTGCGTGCCGGTGTTCCTGAAATAGACTGTCCACTCGACGGTGGGATAGTCGGCATAAGCCACTGCTTCCGCGCGCGCCTGCAGGCCCGATGCGGCATCCGTATAAGTGACACGGATCCTGGTCCTATTGGCATCTATGGCCCGGCTTTCCCGTTCCACCTTCCACTGGCCGAGAAACTCCGCGGAGGGCCGTCCGCCGTAGCGGAAGGAGAACGGCGCTTCGACGGCATAGGGCGCCGGCAGCGGCCCGGCAGGCAGATCAGCGAGCCAGACTACGGAACCGTCAGCCATGGTGACGCGCGCCTCCGCCCAGTCCAGTTGGTCCCACTCCCCCTGATAGGTCCGCAGCCGGTTGCCCACGGCTGCCAGTTTTAAGCGGAATTCGGTGGCGCCGCCCAGTTCTGTATGGATAGCGACTCCGGGCATGCCCTCCTTCAGGGTCCCGGACTGAAAAACCTGGCGGCTGCCGCATTCTACGGAGGCCACTACGCTGCCGCGTCCGGCATTGTCGTAGTAGCCCAGGTCGTTACTATCCACGCCAGCTATTGCGTCAAAGGATTTGGCGGGCGCTGCCAACTGGACAACGATCTCGCCGGGTGACGGCATGGCGATGCCGCGTTCGTATTTCTTGCCGGCGATGAGCATTTTCCGGTCCCGGCGGCCATTGCGGTCGAACTTGCCCTGCTTGGTCCGGGCGATGAGTTGGGCCTGGACGGGCCGGGCGTCCGGCTGTGCCATAAAGCTGGCCGCGGTCCAATGCCGGGCCTCGAGTAGTGCGGATTTCCGGGATGGGTCCTCCGCGGTGAGCAGGGTGGGAAAGAGAGCAAAGAGGGCGAGTACGGGGTATGAAGTAGAACGAAAGATGCCTTGCATGGAGGTTTAGACCACTATAGACAAAGGGCGGGTCCCAGGTGTAGCGGCCTCGATGCCGCACCGCGTCTGATCGCCATTCGCGCATCCGATCAGCGGGCCGCAAACGGCCGGATGCTGGAGATCTTGCTTACTGTGTCAGATGCCCCTTGGGGCAGGCCGTTCCGATTCTCGGGCAGACGGAAAAAAGGCGAATATACTAGAATGTGATCGGTCACTTATGCGTGTAATGTCGCTGTGCCGGATCGTTCTCTTCTGGTCGTTCTCGGCAAACTTCTTCCTTTTCGGGCAGACATCCAATGCCGAAAAGTTCACTCTTTCAGGCAGTGTTTTGAACAGCGCAACCGGGGAACCCGTCAAGCGTGCCCTGCTGACGCTGAGCCCGATTTACCAAGGTCAGGCTTTGGCGCCCCGGGAGCTTACGCCCAGCCCGGTTTTCTCGGACCCGGGCGGGGCATTTTCCTTTGCAGGTCTCAGTGCCGGCCGTTACCGGATTACAGCCCAGAAACCGCAATATCGTCAGGATCCGGAAGCAGGGACGATTGAACTGGGGCCGTCCCGGGCGAATTTTGAGGTGAAACTGGATCCGCTGGCAACGCTTGAAGGAACCGTACTGGATACCGCGGGCAATCCCATTCAGGCTGTCAGCGTTCAACTCATTCAGGCATCTGTCTTGTCGGGCCGGCGCACCTTTCGGGTGGACCGCTCTGTCTCAACCGACGATCGCGGGCGCTACCGGCTGTGGAACCTGCAGCCCGGGTCGTATTACGTCCGCCTCTCGGGGCGTGCGGGCGGCACCCGAACCTTCATGGGCGAGAACGCTCCGCTAGTCGACTGGCCTCAAGTGGTCGCGCCCATCTACCATGGCCGCGCCGTCGATCGCGCTTCCGCCACGCCACTGGTTCTGGGTCTTGGCCAGCGCGCCACCATTGATTTCAATGAGCCGCTCAAGCCCGCCTTCAAGGTCAAAGGGCTTCTCACTAATTTTGTGCCGCATGCGAAGACAGTCGTCCAGTTGTTGACGCCTGACGGTCAGCCGGTTTCGGCCCGGGTGGCTGTGAACGAAATCAACGGCCGTGTCGAGGTGAATGATGTGACAACCGGCGACTACCTGCTGAGGGCGACGCAAGGCGAAGGCGACGGGCGCCTGCAGGCTGAGGCGGACGTGCGGGTGTCAGCGAGTCATGTGGAAGGTGTGGAACTGCAACTCCAGCGTGGGATCGAAATCCAGGTCTCGCTGAACTGTGACCAGGATAACCAGGCCAGGGATCGTGTGCCCTGTCGGGGATCCATGGAACTTCGGTCAGCCGGCGAATCAAACTACGCCGTGTCCGACGGCGGAGGACGCCTGAAGTTCAGGAACGTGAATCCTGGCGTCTATTCGTGGAGAGCCACGAGTTTTGGGGGCTATGTCGCCGCCGCCTCAATTGGCGCCGAAGCGCTCACTCCCGGGTCCACAATCCATGTGCGTGCAGGGCTTCAGCCGGAAAAGGTGGAACTCGTCGTCCGCTCGGATGGTGGTGTGATCGAGGGAGAAATCAGCCCCGGCATTCGCCAGCCTTCCCTCGGCATCCTGGCGGTTCCCAATTTCGAATCTCTTTCGGGTCCCACAGAAGGTCAATCGCTGCCGGATGGGCGATTTTTCGTGCAGCCATTGGCTCCAGGCGACTACACGGTCTATGCGCACCCCCGATTGAGGGAGATCCCCTATCTGGAGCCTGAGGCTCTGCGCAACCTCACCAATGGTTTCCGCGTGACGGTCACCTCAAAAGGCCGGTCGGAAGTGAAGATCACGGCGGTATCCGAATGAAACGGTTTCTTCTCGTCTTTCTTGCGGCCGCCGTTTGTGCCGGCCAGGACAGGGCCTCTTCTTACACCATCGCCGGTACAGTCACTGATTCAGTTTCGGGGCAGCCATCGGCCCGGGTCCGTGTGGTCCTGGCCCCTGCAGAGCGTCCCACCTCCGAACTGTCGTCGGGAATCACGGCCGGGGACGGACGCTTTCACTTCGAGGTCAGCAAAGGGAAATATCAGCTTCGCGCCGAGCGAAATGGCCTGCCGGGGCAACCGTACGGAGCCGAATCCATTTTTTCCGGTTTTGGCATCGCTATTATTGCGGGACCGGGGCAGAACACGGCGAACATCGTGTTCGCCGTGCATCCGCCATCCACCATCTCCGGCATCGTGCTCGATGAAGCCGGCGATCCGGTGGAGAATGCCATTGTGCAACTGATGTATGTCCAGGTTGTCGCCGGACGAAAGAGCGTCAGTACGCTGGGCTGGGGCAGAACCAACGACTTGGGGGAGTACCGGTTCAGCGGGCTTGCGTCGGGCGAGTACTATATTGCAGTCACGGGCAAGCCCTGGTATGTGTCGAGCCCGCATTCCGCGCCCGATGATCCAGCCTCCGGCAGCGAGATTGTGCGGGCAGCGTTCGTGCCCGCCTTTTATCCGAATACGGCCGATCCTCGCGCTGCTGCTCCCATTGAGGTGAAGCCGGGCCAGGATGCTGTCGCCAGTTTCTCTTTGTTTACGAAGCCGGGCTTTGCGCTGACTGTCGAGTGCGAATCGTGCAGCGGGAAGCAGATGCGCCTGGATCTCATTAGCGAAGGAGTATCGGGCACCCAGGCGTTCCATCGGACCGAGTACATTCGTGGCCGGTCGGTGATGCCCGCGATCTCGCCGGGCATGTACACGGTGAAGATCAGCAATCAGGACATGGGCACCCCCCTCGTGGCCACTGCCACCGCGGACCTGACTGCCGCCGATGCCGAAGTAGTTCTCACTCCACAGGAGAGCGCCCGTGTCTCGGGGCAGGTTACCCTGCAGAACGCCGACCCTCGCCTTCTCAGCCGGATGTTCATATCCCTGCGTAGCGAGGATTTCCGCACACCGAGCTTCAGCCGGGAAATTGCACCCGATGGGACCTTTCAGATCCCGGTGTCCTGGCCCGGCAGGTTTCGTCTCTGGATCACAGGCGTGCCGGGTGTCTTCGCCAGTCGCGTCACCTCGGAAGACAGCGCGTTCCAGAACGGTGTTCTCACCATTGGAGACGGCACTCTGGTGAAACTCAATGTGGTGGCCAGTGGAGGCATGGGGCGGGTGAGCGGTTTCGTTCGTCGCAACGATTCTCCGGCCTCTGGTGTTCTAGTTGTCCTGGCCTCGGCCGCACTGCCTGCTGATCCAGGGTGGTACCTCGGCTTCAAGACGGACAGCGACGGCAGCTTTGACTTCAAAAATGTGCGTCCGGGGGACTACCGGCTGTTTGCCGTCAACAACACCGAACTGGAATATGCCAATCCCGGCGCCATCCGGCCTTATCTCGAAGCGGCCAAACCTCTCCTTGTCGAGATGAACGGCGTTCTCGACGTGGATCTGGAACTGCCCTGATCGGAGCTTCAATGCGCCGCCGGACCCGTCCACACGCAACCGGCCGTGATAGCATCGGCGTGGCGAGAGCCAGATCCAAGGAGTAATAACTATGCAGAGAAAGGCCATGTGGACCGCCGCCGCTTTGTTTGCGGCCTCGGCCATCGTATATGCTCAGGCGCCGCAAACGCCGCCCGTGGTGTCGCCCGAGGTGTCGGCGCAGCGGACAGTGACGTTCCGGCTGATGGCGCCCAAGGCAGAGACCGTGGAATTACAGTGTGGTGACATGCCCGGTCTCACCAGGGGTGCGCTGCCGATGGTCAAAGGCGCGAATGGAGTCTGGGAAGGAACCAGCCCCGTTGTGCCGGCGGGTGCCTACCGCTACCGCTTCCTGGTGAATGGCGTGGCCGCCATGGATCCCCGCAATCCCCTGATGAGCGAGTCCAATACCAATGGCTGGAGCATGGTTGTTGTTTCGGGCGCCGCGTGGGTGGATGCCGCACAGGTTCCGCATGGAGCCGTCGCCGCTGTCACCTATTATTCCAAAGCGCTCAGCCGCAACCGCCGCATGCACGTCTATACGCCGCCCGGTTATGAGCTGGGCAAAGGCAAGTTCCCTATTTTCTATCTTCTACATGGGGCAAGTGACTGCGACGATTCGTGGACATCAGTGGGCCGGGCCGGCTTCATCCTCGACAACCTGATTGCCGCCGGCACTGCAAAACCGATGATCGTTGTCATGCCAGCCGGTCACACCTCGACCTCAATGGGACCCCGCACCGCCGGCGCGCGTGACGAATTCACCGACGACTTCGTGACTGACATCATGCCCTATGTCGAGTCCCACTACCGTGTCCTGAAGGGCCGCCAGAATCGCGCCCTGGCCGGACTCTCCATGGGTGGCGGCCAGACACTCAACATCGGCATGGCCCACCTCGACCAGTTTGGCTACATCGGCGTCTTCAGCTCTGGTGTTTTTGGCCGAGGACCACGGACTGCCGGCTCGACGGCGCCAGTGATTCCTCCTGAATGGGAGACTGAGCGGGCCGCCATGCTCGATAACGCCAAGCTGAAGCCGGGCTTGAAGGTGCTCTGGTTCGCCACCGGGAAGGACGACTTTCTACTGGGGACGACCAAAGCCACGGTCGAGATGCTCAAGAAGCACCACTTTGAGCCTGTCTTCAAGGAAACCGAAGGCGGACACACCTGGCTGAATTGGCGCGACTATTTGAATGAATTCGCTCCGAAGCTGTTCAAGTAGCTCCTATGGGCGCTGGTCCGCCCTTCTGTTCAGAGTGGGCCGTGGGGTCGAATCCCGGCCCGCTCTGAAATATCCTAAATACCTCAGTCGCTTCTGCCGATCATACAAACTATGAGGGATATGAGCGAATGGCCGGGTGATGGATCGGTTGTAACCGCTGAGCAGGTGGCTCAGTTGGACATCAACAACCGGAGTTGGGGCAAGGAACTTCGCACTGCCGCCGCGGAGCTTGTGAATCAGCGGTTGGCCAATCGAATCAGCCGCGAAGACTACACCGTTCGGCGGAGTCGAGGCAAGGCCGATGCGGGTGAGCACCAGCGGCGTGCCGCGGTTCTCGCGTCAAAACTGGTCCGGACATTTTGACCGCTGGACTGCGCCCGAACGCGCTTTCCGTGGCCTCGAGGGTTGAGATGATGGCCGGCCTGGATCCTCGCCAACCCAGCCGAGTATCGACGTACGGTTCATGTGGACCGGAATAAACAGCGAATTGTTTCCCGCACGGACTGCTCCGGCCAGTGCTAAGGTACGAAGTGTGCGGGTGTTCCATGGCCTCCCTCTGTTTCTGCTGCTGATTACTCTGGCCGTTGTCCCCACACTCTCAGCCCCCACAGATTCCCTGGCCCCGCTCATGCTCGCGGCGCACAATACTGTCCGGTCCAAGGTCGGCGTGGCGCCACTCGAATGGTCGCCACAGTTGGAGGCATTGGCCCGGCAGTGGTCCAAGTCATTGGCCGCGAATGGGCAGTTCCGCCATCGCCCGGGTACCAGTTACGGCGAGAACCTCTTTGAGATGACCGGAGATCAGGCCACGCCCCAGTTTGTTGTCGGCAACTGGGCGTCGGAAGCGAAAGACTACAACCTCGAGAGCAACACGTGCCGGCGCGGAGCCCAATGCGGGCACTACACCCAGATTGTGTGGCGCGATTCGAAGCAGGTAGGCTGCGCTGTAGGCCGCCGCGGTCAGCGAGAGGTTTGGGTTTGTTACTACGATCCGCCCGGCAACTGGGAAGGGGAGAAGCCCTACTAGCCTCTGTGCCGCCGCCCCCGGCAGGCGTCTCGAGACGGGGTCCTCCCCTGCAGGCCGCCAGTTCGTTACCTTTTTATGCTCGCCGGGAGCTTCGAAAGCAGCGTCTCAATGCCGGGCGCGCCATCGAAGTCAGAGAATGCGCCCAGTTCCTTCCACTTCTCGTCCTCGGCCGCCCGGCTTGACGCAATGGCTGCCGCCAGATGCTGCGCATCCGAGCCCAGCAGCAGTCGCAGGGGCGGTTCCTCCAACTCCACCAGTTGCAGCAATACTTGGGCCGCCTTCCGCGGATCGCCCATCTGCTGTCCGTCGTAGTGGCGGATGAACTCTGCGTACTGCCCGACGGAGGGCTGGTACTCCTCCCGCACGGCATCGACCTTCATCGACGACCCCGCCCAATCTGTCCGGAACCCGCCTGGTTCTACTATCGTGACCTTGATTCCCAACGGCGCGACCTCCTTCGCCAGAACCTCGGAGAATCCACCGACGGCCCACTTGGCTGACTGATACGCGGCCAGCCCCGGGGAACTGCTCCGTCCACCAATGGAGGAGATCTGGACAATGTGGCCTGACCGCTGGCGCC encodes the following:
- a CDS encoding alpha-galactosidase, giving the protein MAQPDARPVQAQLIARTKQGKFDRNGRRDRKMLIAGKKYERGIAMPSPGEIVVQLAAPAKSFDAIAGVDSNDLGYYDNAGRGSVVASVECGSRQVFQSGTLKEGMPGVAIHTELGGATEFRLKLAAVGNRLRTYQGEWDQLDWAEARVTMADGSVVWLADLPAGPLPAPYAVEAPFSFRYGGRPSAEFLGQWKVERESRAIDANRTRIRVTYTDAASGLQARAEAVAYADYPTVEWTVYFRNTGTQPTPILEDIQAIDTQLERTPEGEFQLHHSIGSPNSPTDFRPLETVLAPGSRKAFVARGGRPTDTDLGNFNLEWAGGGAIVTVGWPAQWSAEFVRDKATKVRVRSGQELTHLRLLPGEEIRTPLVVLQFWRGGDWIDAQNVWRRWMLDHNLPRPGGKLPPPMLSSGSSRQTVEMQEANEANQVLYLNRALDAGLKLDYWWMDAGWYPYQQGWYKTGTWEVDPARFPRGFVPISEAAHKRGTKIIVWFEPERVTDGTWLHKNHPEWLLGPDGKDKLLNLGNPDALHWVTEHVSNLIRTQGIDLYRQDFNFEPLQLWRNADTEDRQGITENKYVAGYLAYLDELHRRFPEMILDNCASGGRRDDLETLRRSVPLWRSDFAYDPEPMQQFTYGMALWIPYFGSAFNSLDPYIFRSQMTPALSIGMVAERYENGLPRMKSLLAQWQRVSEFYAADFYPLTPYTTEKSGWLAWQFNRPERGDGVIHAFRRADNAFELAKFRLRGVEAGARYKVTNLDTARSTVVTGAELTQGGLPVTLTARPGSALILYEKLAVAR
- a CDS encoding MSCRAMM family protein produces the protein MRVMSLCRIVLFWSFSANFFLFGQTSNAEKFTLSGSVLNSATGEPVKRALLTLSPIYQGQALAPRELTPSPVFSDPGGAFSFAGLSAGRYRITAQKPQYRQDPEAGTIELGPSRANFEVKLDPLATLEGTVLDTAGNPIQAVSVQLIQASVLSGRRTFRVDRSVSTDDRGRYRLWNLQPGSYYVRLSGRAGGTRTFMGENAPLVDWPQVVAPIYHGRAVDRASATPLVLGLGQRATIDFNEPLKPAFKVKGLLTNFVPHAKTVVQLLTPDGQPVSARVAVNEINGRVEVNDVTTGDYLLRATQGEGDGRLQAEADVRVSASHVEGVELQLQRGIEIQVSLNCDQDNQARDRVPCRGSMELRSAGESNYAVSDGGGRLKFRNVNPGVYSWRATSFGGYVAAASIGAEALTPGSTIHVRAGLQPEKVELVVRSDGGVIEGEISPGIRQPSLGILAVPNFESLSGPTEGQSLPDGRFFVQPLAPGDYTVYAHPRLREIPYLEPEALRNLTNGFRVTVTSKGRSEVKITAVSE
- a CDS encoding carboxypeptidase regulatory-like domain-containing protein, coding for MKRFLLVFLAAAVCAGQDRASSYTIAGTVTDSVSGQPSARVRVVLAPAERPTSELSSGITAGDGRFHFEVSKGKYQLRAERNGLPGQPYGAESIFSGFGIAIIAGPGQNTANIVFAVHPPSTISGIVLDEAGDPVENAIVQLMYVQVVAGRKSVSTLGWGRTNDLGEYRFSGLASGEYYIAVTGKPWYVSSPHSAPDDPASGSEIVRAAFVPAFYPNTADPRAAAPIEVKPGQDAVASFSLFTKPGFALTVECESCSGKQMRLDLISEGVSGTQAFHRTEYIRGRSVMPAISPGMYTVKISNQDMGTPLVATATADLTAADAEVVLTPQESARVSGQVTLQNADPRLLSRMFISLRSEDFRTPSFSREIAPDGTFQIPVSWPGRFRLWITGVPGVFASRVTSEDSAFQNGVLTIGDGTLVKLNVVASGGMGRVSGFVRRNDSPASGVLVVLASAALPADPGWYLGFKTDSDGSFDFKNVRPGDYRLFAVNNTELEYANPGAIRPYLEAAKPLLVEMNGVLDVDLELP
- a CDS encoding esterase produces the protein MQRKAMWTAAALFAASAIVYAQAPQTPPVVSPEVSAQRTVTFRLMAPKAETVELQCGDMPGLTRGALPMVKGANGVWEGTSPVVPAGAYRYRFLVNGVAAMDPRNPLMSESNTNGWSMVVVSGAAWVDAAQVPHGAVAAVTYYSKALSRNRRMHVYTPPGYELGKGKFPIFYLLHGASDCDDSWTSVGRAGFILDNLIAAGTAKPMIVVMPAGHTSTSMGPRTAGARDEFTDDFVTDIMPYVESHYRVLKGRQNRALAGLSMGGGQTLNIGMAHLDQFGYIGVFSSGVFGRGPRTAGSTAPVIPPEWETERAAMLDNAKLKPGLKVLWFATGKDDFLLGTTKATVEMLKKHHFEPVFKETEGGHTWLNWRDYLNEFAPKLFK
- a CDS encoding CAP domain-containing protein, which translates into the protein MFHGLPLFLLLITLAVVPTLSAPTDSLAPLMLAAHNTVRSKVGVAPLEWSPQLEALARQWSKSLAANGQFRHRPGTSYGENLFEMTGDQATPQFVVGNWASEAKDYNLESNTCRRGAQCGHYTQIVWRDSKQVGCAVGRRGQREVWVCYYDPPGNWEGEKPY
- a CDS encoding oxidoreductase — protein: MSNSKVWLITGSSRGLGRAFTEAVLAAGHRLVATARDPQQLAELVQQYGTNVRAVALDVTHSVMARSAVQTAVDEFGRLDVVVNNAGYGNVGAVEDVAEEDFRAQLETNFFGVVNVSRAALPQMRRQRSGHIVQISSIGGRSSSPGLAAYQSAKWAVGGFSEVLAKEVAPLGIKVTIVEPGGFRTDWAGSSMKVDAVREEYQPSVGQYAEFIRHYDGQQMGDPRKAAQVLLQLVELEEPPLRLLLGSDAQHLAAAIASSRAAEDEKWKELGAFSDFDGAPGIETLLSKLPASIKR